GCTCAACGTTATTGATCTCCAAGACATCGCTAGCGCCGATGGAGATTTAGTAGATATCTCCATTAAAGCTAACTTCAAATCACTAGGTGCAAAATTTGGTGGCGCAGTCCAAGAGATTGCTAAGGCAATTGCGGCCAGTGATGCAACTGCCCTTGTGAAAACTCTGCGTTCCTCTGGCACAACCCAGCTAGGTAGTTGGGAAATCGCTCTGGACGATCTGGTTATTACAGAAGTTCCAAAGTCCGGCTGGATGGTGGCCTCTCATGAGGGTGAAAGCGTGGCACTTGATCTAGAGCTCACCCCAGCACTTATTGCTGCTGGGCATGTGCGCGAAGTTATTCGCTTTATTCAAGAGCGCAGAAAGAGTGATGGTTTTGAAATCTCAGATCGCATTAATGTGAAGTTCAATGCAACTGCCCAAATTGCTGCAGCCATTGCCAGCGATGAAGCTCATATTAAGGATGAAGTACTAGCACTCTCCATGGTTCAAGACTCTTCACTTACAGTTGAAGATAATGAACTTGGTATTGCAGTCACACTTACTAAAGCGAGCGAACTAACCCCATAAGTAATTGCACTCCGAAGAAGAGAACAATAAAAGATAAATCTAGGCTCACTGCTCCAAGGCGAAGTGGCGGGATGTAGCGTCCGACAAATGCCATTGGCTTATCTGTGATGCTATAAACAAGTTCCACTAGCAGCAGACCAATACCTTTAGGTCGCCAGTTGCGTGCAAACATACGGACATAATCCAGGATTAAACGAGCTAGTAAAGCAAAGAGAAATAACTGCAGGACGTTAGCAAGTAACGCTCCGATACTCACTGAGATCAGCTCTGATTAAAGAAGCTTGCTTGAGCTGCAGCTGACTTGTCTTCAACATCGATTGAAACATTAGCTGGAGACAAAAGGAAAACCTTCTTTGTCACTCGCTCAATTGTTCCGTGCAAACCAAATGCAAGTCCACTTGCAAAGTCAACTAAGCGCTTGTGCTCTGACTCATCCATGTCTGTCAAATTAATGATGACTGGATTGCCTAAACGAAAGTGCTCACCGATTGTGCGGGCCTCGTTATAAAAACGTGGGTGCAATGTGACGATGCGATCTAGGACTGGTAAATCTAATTGCGGTGCAACTTCTACAGAAGAGGTTGTCACAACTGAAGAGACCGGACGTGGTGAGCGCGGTTTGATTCGCACATCACTTGATGTCGTTGCTGGAGCAGTTGAAGTTGCAATTGGTGTATCGAATTCTGGGTCGTCCATCAAACCTAAGTAGTTCGCGACGCGCTTGAGTGCATTAGCCATAGGTAAACGGTACCTGTAGCCCTAGCGCGAACCCAGGATTTGGATACCTATCCGAATATGTGTCGCACCATGGGCAATGGCCTCTTTAAAGTCCCCACTCATGCCAGCAGATAATTTATTTGCCTTTGGAAAATCGGCCATAAAAGCCTTATGTATCGCTGATAATTTTGAAAATGCAGTTGCAGGATCAACACCTAAAGGAGCAACGGCCATCAGACCTTGAAGTCTGTGGGTCGGCGATTTCTCTATCTCCTTGGCCAGTTCATAGAGCTTTTGCTCACTTACTCCCCCGCGCCCCTCTGAACCATCCAGTGAAACCTGACAGAAGATATCGAGAGCATGCGCAGCGCTTTTCTCAATCACTTCAAAATGTCGAATCTCATCCAAAGAATGAATCACATTGGCCCAAGAAGTAATTGATTTCAACTTATTACTCTGTATCTGGCCTTGAAAATGCCACGTTCCCGAGATTGCAACCGCCTTTGGCGCTGCATCTGAATCTCTATTTTCACCAAAATCACTCACACCTAGGTCCTTCAAAATCTCAACATCACTTGCTGGAAAAGTCTTAGTCACTGCAATAAGTGTTATCTCATCGACTGACCTGCCCGCACTTTCAGCAGCCTTTGATATCTGCTCACGAACTGCCTCTAAGTTGCCTGCAATCTCACTTCTGCGATCTATAGCCACACCACACCTGCATTTCTTCCCGTGATGTTATGGCGGCGATAGGAGAAATACTCATCATTTTCCAAAGTACAGATTGTTGAAGCTTCATAGGTAACACCGATTGCTACTAAATCTGCAATCAAAGCTCTCGGTAAATCCAACGCCGGGGTTAAGTTGTTAGTCAGAGATGATGCCGCAGGATGCTTAGCAACTACTTCATCGGCTAACTCTTGTGGAACTTCATAACACCGCCCGCAAATAGATGGACCTAACTGGGCATGAATTTGATCTGCACCTAGTGTTCGCATCGCATCGACAGCTTTAACCGCCACTGAATTCATGAGCCCACGCCTGCCAACGTGGACTGCGCCAACAACTGTTGATGATGAGAGCAAAAGCGGAATGCAGTCAGCAACCATCACCGCTAAGGCAATTCCTGGCTCACGTGTAATCAAGGCATCACAGGTTGGGTCATCACCAATACTCTTTACTTCAACAACTTCATCACGATGGACTTGATTCATAAACTGAATAGGTCCAGTAATTTTCGATAGAAGTTCGCGATTACGTGCAACAGTCTCAGCACAATCACCCACATGTTGAGCTAAGTTCAATGACTCATAGGGCGCAAGGCTTGCGCCATTGCGCCTAGTAGTAAAAACGCTAGGCAATTGCCCTTACTTCATGAAGTCTGGAACGTCGATCTCATCCTCGGCGACGAGTTCTTCAAAAGTAACTCGGCGGCGTGGAGTTGATTCAGAATCTAAATCCAAAGCAACTGAGATTGGGTCATTGCTTGGAATTGGATTAGCAACCCCGCCCAAAGTCGCAGCATCAATAACTGGAGTCACAACCTTGCGCGGTTCCCCACCTTCAAAGCCAGCTGCAACAACAGTGATACGAACTTCATCACCTAGAGCATCATCAATTGTTGTTCCGAAGATGAACTTGGCATTTGGGTGAACAGCAGATTGAACTAACTCACAGGCCTCATTGACTTCAAAGAGACCAAGATCAGATCCCCCAGAAACTGAAAGCAAGACTCCCATAGCACCATCAATGGATGCTTCAAGAAGTGGTGAAGAAATAGCTAACTCAGCAGCACGTAGTGCGCGATTTTCTCCCCGTGCAGAACCAATTCCCATTAACGCAGAACCTGCTCCGGACATAACTGCTTTCACATCTGCAAAGTCAAGATTGATTAATCCAGGCTGAGTGATGATCTCTGTAATTCCTTGAACACCAGAGAGTAGAACTTGGTCTGCACTCTTAAAGGCATCTGCCAAAGTAATGGTGCGATCTGAAATCGCAAGAAGGCGATCATTTGGAATAACAATTAAAGTATCAACTTCTGCGCGAAGTGCTTCGATGCCAACATCTGCTTGAGCTGAACGAAGTTTTGCTTCAAATGAGAATGGGCGTGTAACAACACCAATAGTTAGTGCACCAATATCTTTAGCAATCTTTGCAACGACAGGTGCTGCGCCAGTTCCAGTTCCGCCACCTTCTCCTGCGGTAACAAAAACCATATCTGCACCGCGCAAAATTTCTTCAATGTCATCTGCGTGATCAAGTGCTGCTTCGCGTCCCTTATCTGGATCCATACCTGCGCCAAGACCACGTGTTGTTTTTCTACCAATATCTAATTTCACATCTGCATCACTCATTAATAAATGTTGTGCATCTGTGTTAATTGCAATGAACTCAACACCTTTGAGTCCAACATCAATCATGCGATTGATTGCATTTACTCCACCGCCACCAATACCAACAACCTTGATGACTGCCAAATAATTCTGCGGTGAAGCCACTTGTATCCTCCTTGGGAACCATAAACCTCTACTTGAGCCTTATAATTCAACGTTTTCTATAAGGCGAACGTAAAGTGCGCAAGGCTCTTAATCAAACACCGACATGATTTATTTATTGTGTCGTTTAAAAAACTTTATTTAACGATTGGTGCATGTGGTGCAGAGAGATCCATCCTCTTTAACTTTGCATTTTCTGGTTGTTCCAATAAAGCCTTATAAACCTTTGCTTTTAACTCATTCTCTGTTGCAAATCCCCAACGAACTTCGACCTTTCGGCCCTGCACATCAACGTCCATGACATAAGCCCCTGTGCTTCGAACCTTAAGAATCTTTAGATTCGACCTAATCTCCTCCGGTAATGATTTCATGAACTCCACGGCCGCCACGGCAATTTCAACTGAGCCAGCCTGAATCTGTGGCAAAGCGGCTGGCAGCTGGCCCTTAACTACAAAAGCTTTTCCTGAATCATCTATCGCTTGATTTTTGAAGATGGCAACTGGGGTTCTTGATGTAATAGAAATCGTAACTTTGCCTGAAATCCAATTTCTACTCACTTGTGCATCTTGCACAAATGCAAACTTTTCATAGGTCGCTGCAACTGCCCGCGGTTCCACTCGTGCCAGCTTCTCTCCGACCTTAATACTTTGAGGCAATCTTTGATCTGTCCCCGTTACTTCAACAGAGCTGACCGTGAAAAGAGTTGACCAACCCAAGGCATAGGAGGCAGCTCCTACAAAGATCGCGGTAGCAAGTGCTATGAGGCGTTTGTTTTTCATTTATCCGAAACGACGGCTCAGACCGTCAACGATGATGGGTGCCAAAGAACTGACATCTCCTGCGCCAAGAGTGATGATCACATCTTGTGGCTCTGCTGAATCAATAACTGAATCTGTGACCTCAATGAAATTAGGTATGTACTCCCCATGGCTCATTGCATCTGTAATCAAACGGGATGTAACACCGGCAATTGGTTTTTCACTTGCTGCATAGACCTCTAGAACAATCGCTCGATCTGCCATATCGAGCACTTTGGCAAACTGGGATGAAAAAGCTTTAGTTCGTGAATAGCGATGTGGTTGGAAGATAACGATTAAGCGTCCATCACCTGCAAAGCGACGTGCAGCTTTTAATGTCACATCAATCTCTGTTGGGTGATGTCCATAATCATCTATAACTCGGATTCCATGCACTGTTCCCTTGAGTTCAAAGCGTCGTCCTGTGCCCCTAAAGACAGCCAATCCCGTGAGTAATTCAGGGGCAGCAAAACCAAGATTTAATCCTGTTGCAAGTACCGCAGCGGCATTAAGTAAGTTGTGATGGCCTGGTACTTGAAGTTCAATGAAACCAACGACTTTACCCCGCCAAATTGCACGGGCGCGTGAGCCCATTGCCTCTAACTCAATGGAATCTAATCTCAAATCGCACTCTTCGCCAACTCCATAAGAAATCAACGCACACGTTGTAATAGTTGAGGCCAAGGCCTTAGCGCCTTCATCATCTGCGCAGTATGTAAGGAAGCCTTCAGCCTTAATAGTTGCAGCAAAATCTTTAAAGGCTTGGGCGACGTCGGCTGGAGTTGCAAAGAAGTCAACATGATCATGTTCAACATTTGTCACTATTGCGGCATATGGATGATATTCAATAAATGAGCCATCAGATTCATCGGCTTCTGCAACAAAGATTTCACCTGTTCCGCGGTGAGCGTTAGAGCCAGAAGCAGTAATTGTTCCGCCTATTGCAAAAGATGGATCAGCTCCACATGCCTGTAATGCAACAGCCATCATCGAAGATGTTGTGGTCTTGCCATGGGTGCCTGCCACAGCAATACTCTTTGATTCAGACATCAATATTGAAAGTGCGGCAGCGCGTGTAAGAGTCATAAGTTTTAACTCTTGGGCTCGCATAAGTTCTGCGTTAGAAGTTGAAATCGCAGTTGAGTAAACAACTAAATCAGCACCATCCACATTAGCGGCGGCATGCGTTGTTGAAATAGTTGCACCGAGTGCCTGCAGAGCTTTAACCACTGATGAATCTTTAGCATCTGAACCACTGACAGTGATTCCGTGAGAGAGTGAAATACGAGCCAAACCGCTCATACCTGCGCCACCAATGCCAATAAAGTGAACGCGCTTGCCAATCAGAGATTGCAACGTTGGCTTATTCATCGAGCCTCCAGTGCATGCTGGCCTAAAGCTGCGATTTTTAGAGCTGCATCTGCATCTAGCGTTGATCCCTCAAGGGGTGCTGAGTTACTTGAAGCAAGTAGGGCATCAATATGAGTGTGCAAATAGCTGGTTGTGAATTCCTTTTGATCAATAACTTCAGCTCGCCCATCTGCGACTAAACCACGTGCATTGTGGAACTGTTCTCCGTTTCCAATTGGCAGTGGCACAAAAAGAGCGTAACGGCCAAGGGCCCTAAATTCAGCGCAAGTCACTGCCCCACTGCGCGCAATAATCAGGTCAGCAGCTAAATAGGCATCAGCCATCTGGTCCACATATGCCACTGGGCGATAGAGATCAGTAGCTGGTGGCAACACATTTGCACGACCCACTGAATGCATCACGGCAATACCTTTGGTTGAAAACATCGGCACGCCTTGCTCTATCACTTTATTTATTGCAACCGATCCTTGTGATCCGCCCATGACGAAAACCAAAGGTGTAGCAGGACTAAAACCCAAACGAATCTTTGCCTCTGCTCTGGCTTTGTGCCAATCAGCTCCAGCGCTCTTGAGCGCAGCGGCAACATCACTTCGAAGTGGTAAGCCCGTAATCAAAGCTTTACTAAACATGCCTGCGTTAACTCCATGAGCAACTGCTAGATAAGGGGTGAAGAGTGCGCCTAGTCGATTTGCCCATCCAGGCTTTGCATTGGCCTCATGAATAATCGTTGGAACGCCGAGAATGCGAGCTGCGATATAGGCAGGTGCACTGACATAACCACCAAAGCCAATGAGTAAATCTGCACCTTTCAAGAGCGAATGGCAGGCCTTTACTGATGCAACTAAGTCAAAGGGAATATTCAACCAAGAAGGCGAAGGCTTTCTTGAAATTCTAACCTTTGGAATATTGCTAACGCTAAAGCCTGCAGCAGGAATCAAAGTATTTTCTAAACCTTGCGCAGTTCCTAAAAAGCTAATTTCATCTTTTGGATTAGCGCTTTGCCACACACGTGCCACAGCCAGCGCTGGTTCAATGTGGCCTGCGGTGCCCCCGCCAGCAAGAACTATCGAAGCCATTTAGGTATTCCTGTTTTTTCCAGTTCTCTATAAATTGCTGGATCTCTACGGGCCGCACCAATAACAAATGCAATTCCCATATACGTAGCAATCAACGCCGAACCTCCATAGGAAAGTAGTGGCAAAGTTACACCCACCACTGGAAGAACGCTGACTGCAGAGCCGATGTTGAGCACAGTTTGAACACCTATCCAGCACCCAATGCCTGAACAGACATAGCGCACCATGGGATCTTGGGTTCGCAATGCAATTTTAAATATAGAAAACAAAAGTGTTGAAAGCATTAACAAAGTTGCGATAGTTCCAAACAGACCTAACTCTTCACCGATGACAGAGAAAATAAAGTCGGTATGGGCTTCAGGAAGATTTCCCCACTTTTGGCGACTAGCTCCAAGTCCCACACCAAATAAGCCACCACTAGCTAGGCCTAAAAGGCTGTGAGCAGGCTGCCAACCCACTGATTTGTATTGATCTTCAGCAAATGGATTGAGAAAAACCGAGAATCGAGCAACGCGATAAGGAGCCGAAATAATCAATGCTGCAATACCCAAAAATCCCACTGCTGAAATCGCTGCAAATAGTTTGAGGTGGACTCCAGAAACCCAGAGCATTCCTGCCAAAACAAAGGCAAATACTGAAGCTGTTCCTAGATCTTTTCCAAGTAGAACTAAAAAGATACAAAGTAAGAATGCTGGAGCAATCAGTTTAAGAACATTAGCTTGAATGTCTCCAGCGCTCTCTCGTTTAGCCAAAATTGAGCCCGCCCACAAGATCATTAAGAACTTGGCGATTTCACTGGGTTGAACATCAGCAAAGCCAAGTGATATCCAGTTGTTATTACCATTCACACTTTTGCCCACACCAGGCAATTGCACGACAGCAAGTAATCCTACTGAAGCTAGAACACCAAAGCGGGCAAAGAATTTCCATCTAGCTAATGAAAAGCGAGAGAGCACCCATGCCATAGGAAGTGCTAGAACTAAGAATATGAGTTGGCGAAAGAGAATTGCCCACGTTGCGCCCTTGTTTTCAAGAGAGTAAATAGAGGAGGCAGAAAAAACCATGATGAGTCCAAAAATGCTCAAGGCCATCGTGCTGCCAACTAACATGTAATAGAGATTGATGGGGCGTGAGAAAAGCGTGCTTCGCTTTTGTACTTTCATTTGCTCACAACCTTCTTCACTGCCGCAGCAAAGCGATCACCGCGATCGGCATAGGAAACGAATTGATCCATAGAGGCACATGCCGGTGCTAGTAAAACCGTATCCCCTGATTGAGCAAAGCCTTGGGCCGCACTCACTACTTTTTCCATTAACTCCTGCGATGAATTACCATCGATTAGAACACGTGGAACATCTGGGCAGAACTTGATAAGTGCAGCTTCAATGAGAGCTCTATCGGTGCCAATGAGAATGGCAGCTTTAATTCGCTTGGCAGTGCGCTCTACTAACTCTTCCATCGCTGCACCTTTAGCCAATCCCCCAGCAATCCAAATCACTGACTCATGTGAAAGTAGTGATGCAGTCGCCGCATGCGGATTTGTGGCTTTGGAATCATCGACCCAGTTGATTGAATCAGCTGTATGCACTGTTTCAATACGGTGGCGCCCCGGTCTAAAGGCCTTGATTGCACTTCGAATATCTTCATGAGAAACACCAACGGTTCTGGCAAGAGCAGCAGCGGCCAAAGTATTGGAAACATTATGTGGGATTGTTGGTTTTACTTCAGCTAACTCAGCAAACATAGATGCTTCTTGTGGATCTTGAACAAATGCACGATCAACCAGTAGTTCTTCCACCAAGCCAATCTCACCTGGTGCTGGAGTCTCTAAGCTATAAAAGACTTTGCGGCCCTGCCAATGGCTTGAGCGCTTAAGAATTTCACCATCACTTGCATTTAAAACCGCAGTTGTTGCACGATCAAGGATTGTCAGTTTGGCTTTAGCGTAAGCATCAAAGCTTCCATGCCAGTCAATGTGGTCATCGGCAATATTGAGGATTGCACATGCCACAAATTGAGCCTGCTTAGACCAGTGAAGTTGAAAAGAGGAAAGCTCAAGAACTAGTACATCAAAAGCATCACTGCGATCAACGACTTCAATAACAGTTTCACCAACATTGCCACAGGCCGTTGCCTTGAGCCCACCACTTTTTAGCATTGCTGCAACCATTTCAACTGTGGTGGTCTTTCCATTGGTGCCAGTTAATGCCAGCCACTTTTGCCCTGGTGCAATCTCGCTCTTAATCTGCCACGCCAAATCAACTTCATTGAGAAGTGTTAGACCTGCCGACATTGCTGCAACCACCAATGGGTGATCTTGTCGCCAGCCTGGTGAAACGACTACTGAATCAAAATCCTTAATTACTACATTCTTAGCATCAATAACTGTGTGTTCTGATTTAGCAGCTGGGTTTTCATCAGCGATGCTTACAGCAGCACCTCTTTTCACAAGTGATCGGGCAACAGCATTTCCCGTAACACCTGCGCCAAGAATAAGAATTCTCTGGCCATCAAAAGAGAGTGGCATGGTTATTACTTAGCTACCCACTGTGCATAGAACAGACCCAAACCGCCTGCAACGCACAGTCCAGCAATAATCCAGAAACGAATAACAACAGTTATCTCAGCCCAACCCTTTAACTCAAAGTGATGATGTAGCGGTGCCATACGAAAAACACGCTTGCCGCCACTGAGCTTGAAGTAAAGAGTCTGAATCACTACTGACATTGTGACAATAACAAATAGGCCGCCAAGTGGAATCAAAAGCAGTTCCACTCGAAGCGTTGTTGCAAAGCCTGCAATAGCTGCTCCAAGGGCTAGTGATCCAGTGTCTCCCATAATGATTTTGGCAGGTGCGGTGTTCCACCAAAGAAAACCTGTGCAACCTCCAGCAAATGCGGCAGCTAGAACAGCTAGGTCAAGTGGATCTCGAACTTGGTAACAGTTAGCTGTTGTGATCGCATCGATTGAGCAACTTTGACCAAACTCCCATACACCGATTAATACAAAAGCTAGGAAAGTCATGATGGTTGCACCTGTTGCTAAACCATCTAGACCATCAGTCAAATTCACACCATTACTTGCCGACATCACCATCAGGATTACAAAGGCGATAACTAGTCCAGTACCTAGGTAGATTGAAGTTTCTTTAACCGTTGAAAGATATTGCGAAATTGGAGTGAGTTTGTATTGATCAGCAAACTGCAGACCTGCATAACCAAAGACACCAGCAAGTGATGCCTGGGCTAGAAGTTTGTAGCGTCCCTTAAGGCCACGAGAGTTTTGACGTGAAACTTTGAGCCAATCATCAAGAAATCCAACAAAACCTAAACCAACAACTAAGCCAATAACTAATAAGGCCGAAGCCGTTGTAGGGGTACCTGAAATAAGGTGAGCCATGAGATAACCAAAAATTGCTGCAAGGATAAAAATGATGCCGCCCATTGTTGGCGTGCCATGCTTTGTTTTATGTGTTGATGGTCCATCGTCTCGAATGATCTGACCGTAACCACGTGCTGCAAGAATTCGAATGAGAACCTTTGTGCCAAAGAGGGCAAAGGCGAGAGCGAAAGCTCCTGCGATAAGGATCTGTCTCATGAATCGACTCCACTCTTTTCTTTCCAGGCACGTTCTAGTGATTCTGCGAGAACTTCAAAACCTTGCGAACGAGATGCTTTCACTAGAACAACATCACCAGGTGCGAAGTAGTCCACTAAATCAAGAGCTGACTCAATCGTTGGGCGTTGGTGAATCACCATTGCGCCAACAGGTTCTCCATATTCAGGAGCATTGATTTCAACTAGATGATCAATTCCTAATTCAACCGCAAGGGCCCCAATTGCAGCGCTCTGTGGTGCCTGTGTCTGGCCAAGTTCATTCATCTTTCCAACAAAAGCCCATGCAGAACCCCCACGTTCTTGGGCAAAGAGAACAAGTGCGCGCATTGCAGCACTCATCGATTCTGGGTTGGCGTTATAGGCATCATTTATAATGAGTAAATCAGCGCTTTCATGGAGTTCCATGCGCCACTTACTCGATATTTCAGCTGTAGATAAAGAACTAGCAATCAACTCCAACGGCAGTGCTAACGCAGTTCCCACTGCAGCAACTGCAAGTGCATTTGCTACCTGATGGGCTCCCACTGCGCGCATTCCCACGGCATCTCTTCCAGCTGGTGTTACTAGATCAAAGTGTGGTCGTCCTTCGCGCATTTCAATATCGGCAGCGCGCACCTGAATATCTGCTTTTTCACCAAAGAGAATTACTTGGCCTTGATGCTGAGATGCCATCTTAGGTGTGAACTCATCATATGTTCCTAGGATTGCAATCCCGTCTTTATCAAGTGATGCAATCAGCTCACCTTTTGTCTGTGCAATTACTTCACGAGATCCAAACTCACCAATGTGAGCAGTTCCAACGGTGAGAACAACACCAATGTTAGGTTTTGCAATCTCACACAAACGAGCAATATCACCCATATGTCGCGCACCCATTTCAAGGATACAAAAACGAGTGCGATCATCACATTGCAGCAAAGTGATAGGTAGACCTAAGTCATTGTTAAATGATCCAGCAGGAGCAACGGTTGGACCCACTGCGCCCAACATGTGAGTCAACAAATCTTTTGTACTGGTCTTTCCTTGAGAACCAGTAATACCAATGACCACTAGTTTGTCTAAGCGCTTTCTAACAAAAGCTGCCAGGATAGATAGAGCCTCCAGAACATCTTTCACAACAATGCATGGGCCATCAATGCGCTGTGATGTAAGGGAGAACATCGCACCGTTTCGATAAGCATCGGCTGCAAATTCATGTCCATCAGCGTTCTCACCTTTAAGGGCTAAAAAGAAACATCCAGGTGTTGCTAAACGTGAATCAAATACCGGTGCCTTTGAAATCAGTAAATCCCTATCGCACAACAGCTCTCCGCCAACTAATAGGGCGATCTCACCTGCAGTTAAAGTGATCATTTCTTATCTTCAATCGCTTTAGCTAATTCAATGCGATCATCAAATTCATGTACTTTTCCATTAATCTCTTGGCCTTTTTCGTGGCCCTTGCCCAAAACCATCACAACATCGCCGGCTTGGGCCAGATTGACCGCTGCACGAATAGCTTGGGCTCTATCAACGATTACTTCACTAGGTGGCACCACATCTATATCTAAAACCATCTGAACCAGAATCTCTTCAGCTTTCTCAGAACGTGGATTATCACTGGTGTAGATAGCAATGTCAGCGCCTTCATGGAGTGCTTGACCCATCAAGGTGCGCTTTGTTTTATCTCTATCTCCCCCGCAACCGAGCACGGCAATTACTTTTCCATCACTTATCTCAGCTGCAGCTTCCAATACTCGCTTTACAGCATCTGGTGAGTGGGCATAATCAACGAGTGCTGTGAAGTTTTGTCCAAGGCGCACAGCCTCTAATCGCCCAGCAGCGCCGGTGAGTGTTGGCAAGATTGCAGCGATATCAATGGGATCAATTCCACTTTCAACTGCAATGGCAACTGCCATCAAAAGATTGTCATAATTAAATCCGCCATGCAAAGCAGTCTTACCTTCAATAAGAATTCCGCCGCTTCCGCGGATGGAGACTGACGCACCAACATAATCAGAGGCAATCGATGCATAGTGCCACGTGGCGCTTGTATCTAATCGAGACAAAGTAACCACAGGGAGTTCTGTTTGTGCCGCTAGACGCTTTCCATAAGGGTCATCAAGATTGATAACTGCTAAGTCTGCATATTCAAAGGTAAACAGTTTGGCCTTTGCCGCAAAGTAATCTTCCATATCTTTATGAAAATCTAAGTGGTCTTGCGAAAGATTGGTAAATCCGACAACAGCAAAGTGGCTTCCACGAATGCGCTCTAGCGTTATTGCATGGCTTGAAACTTCCATAATCAGATTGCGCATGTGGCGCTCACGCATCACTGCAGAAAGCGCCTGCAAATCAGAGCTTTCAGGGGTAGTGCGCTTACTAGCAATGCTCTCAACGCCAATGCGAGTTTCAACGGTTCCGATTAACCCGCTATCTCTGCCAGCTGCGGTCATGATTTGATGGAGCAAGGTTGTTACAGTGGTTTTGCCATTAGTTCCTGTAACACCAACGCTATAGAGATCTCGCATTGGTTCTGAGTAAAACCAAGCACTGGCTATTCCAGCAGCTCTGCGAGGATTTGTGGAAACAAGAACTGGAACACCTTTTATCTCTTTAGCACCGATGGCATCAGTAAGAACTGCAACTGCTCCACGTGAAATGGCATCGGAGGCAAATTGCGCCCCATGGACCTTTTCACCAGGCAGAGCGATAAAGAGATCTCCCGGTAAAACTGAATCACTAGCTTGGGAAATTCCGCTGACTTCAATACTTTCTAGCTCTTTAAAAGTTGAATCAGCCCCAACTATGGCGCATAGCGCAGAGAGTTTTTTCTGATGGCTAGTTATTGGCCGTTGCATCCTGGGCCTTCTTTGCAGCTAACGCTTTTTTATCCAAAGGAATTGGTTCAAATGCTGTGCCAGTCGGTGCAATATGGCGAGACTGTAAAACAAATGACATTACTTTCTTAAATACTGGCCCACCTAGAACGCCGCCCCAGTGCATTCCTTTTGGATCTTGAATTGTTACGCTGATTACATAGGCAGGATTATCTGCTGGTGCAAAGCCGATAAATGAAGCGGTGTATCCGCGGTAGCAACCGCATGTGTCATCAATGCGCTGTGCTGTACCAGTCTTACCTGCCACGCGATAACCAGGAATCGCTGCACTTGGAGCAGTTCCATTTCCAGAAACAAC
This DNA window, taken from Candidatus Planktophila vernalis, encodes the following:
- the murC gene encoding UDP-N-acetylmuramate--L-alanine ligase; translated protein: MNKPTLQSLIGKRVHFIGIGGAGMSGLARISLSHGITVSGSDAKDSSVVKALQALGATISTTHAAANVDGADLVVYSTAISTSNAELMRAQELKLMTLTRAAALSILMSESKSIAVAGTHGKTTTSSMMAVALQACGADPSFAIGGTITASGSNAHRGTGEIFVAEADESDGSFIEYHPYAAIVTNVEHDHVDFFATPADVAQAFKDFAATIKAEGFLTYCADDEGAKALASTITTCALISYGVGEECDLRLDSIELEAMGSRARAIWRGKVVGFIELQVPGHHNLLNAAAVLATGLNLGFAAPELLTGLAVFRGTGRRFELKGTVHGIRVIDDYGHHPTEIDVTLKAARRFAGDGRLIVIFQPHRYSRTKAFSSQFAKVLDMADRAIVLEVYAASEKPIAGVTSRLITDAMSHGEYIPNFIEVTDSVIDSAEPQDVIITLGAGDVSSLAPIIVDGLSRRFG
- the pgeF gene encoding peptidoglycan editing factor PgeF; the encoded protein is MPSVFTTRRNGASLAPYESLNLAQHVGDCAETVARNRELLSKITGPIQFMNQVHRDEVVEVKSIGDDPTCDALITREPGIALAVMVADCIPLLLSSSTVVGAVHVGRRGLMNSVAVKAVDAMRTLGADQIHAQLGPSICGRCYEVPQELADEVVAKHPAASSLTNNLTPALDLPRALIADLVAIGVTYEASTICTLENDEYFSYRRHNITGRNAGVVWL
- the ftsZ gene encoding cell division protein FtsZ; translation: MASPQNYLAVIKVVGIGGGGVNAINRMIDVGLKGVEFIAINTDAQHLLMSDADVKLDIGRKTTRGLGAGMDPDKGREAALDHADDIEEILRGADMVFVTAGEGGGTGTGAAPVVAKIAKDIGALTIGVVTRPFSFEAKLRSAQADVGIEALRAEVDTLIVIPNDRLLAISDRTITLADAFKSADQVLLSGVQGITEIITQPGLINLDFADVKAVMSGAGSALMGIGSARGENRALRAAELAISSPLLEASIDGAMGVLLSVSGGSDLGLFEVNEACELVQSAVHPNAKFIFGTTIDDALGDEVRITVVAAGFEGGEPRKVVTPVIDAATLGGVANPIPSNDPISVALDLDSESTPRRRVTFEELVAEDEIDVPDFMK
- a CDS encoding cell division protein SepF, with amino-acid sequence MANALKRVANYLGLMDDPEFDTPIATSTAPATTSSDVRIKPRSPRPVSSVVTTSSVEVAPQLDLPVLDRIVTLHPRFYNEARTIGEHFRLGNPVIINLTDMDESEHKRLVDFASGLAFGLHGTIERVTKKVFLLSPANVSIDVEDKSAAAQASFFNQS
- a CDS encoding YggT family protein yields the protein MSIGALLANVLQLFLFALLARLILDYVRMFARNWRPKGIGLLLVELVYSITDKPMAFVGRYIPPLRLGAVSLDLSFIVLFFGVQLLMGLVRSL
- a CDS encoding cell division protein FtsQ/DivIB, translating into MKNKRLIALATAIFVGAASYALGWSTLFTVSSVEVTGTDQRLPQSIKVGEKLARVEPRAVAATYEKFAFVQDAQVSRNWISGKVTISITSRTPVAIFKNQAIDDSGKAFVVKGQLPAALPQIQAGSVEIAVAAVEFMKSLPEEIRSNLKILKVRSTGAYVMDVDVQGRKVEVRWGFATENELKAKVYKALLEQPENAKLKRMDLSAPHAPIVK
- a CDS encoding YggS family pyridoxal phosphate-dependent enzyme, translated to MAIDRRSEIAGNLEAVREQISKAAESAGRSVDEITLIAVTKTFPASDVEILKDLGVSDFGENRDSDAAPKAVAISGTWHFQGQIQSNKLKSITSWANVIHSLDEIRHFEVIEKSAAHALDIFCQVSLDGSEGRGGVSEQKLYELAKEIEKSPTHRLQGLMAVAPLGVDPATAFSKLSAIHKAFMADFPKANKLSAGMSGDFKEAIAHGATHIRIGIQILGSR